Proteins encoded within one genomic window of Hermetia illucens chromosome 2, iHerIll2.2.curated.20191125, whole genome shotgun sequence:
- the LOC119648474 gene encoding uncharacterized protein DDB_G0289975-like, whose translation MDQQIAVLQQQLQQKDEQIEQLAAAFEQLRQQQNAQNQAQIYNGRTKVLKELKYMSNFSGNGEIKINAFINTMEHYLNGISDFETRRTAIRTIFFDKITGEAKESIINIRETDNWDLIKDKLKLRFRPEMEPAEIFRRIHTIRANTVGELILEIQKLKAKGDELLTLVTNKVKEITQGVLLDKILHENDIDEIIKIMQSRNFADLCIRKEFKKFDKVNKYNAKSNGKQSGYQKNERNYTTNQQTNDTDNTEQYRRHSDNNHRTRRNSYTFNTNSNQSGQSNNQNNNFRNNNSTQSRRRNFSSRQTRQNSDSRRQREEPMEVDNVQSQTNNNEVSHEHQQNFVNRTQSTNTASDDLATILITINNIKYTALIDIGSSFSIINENLTSFQKIPIKLLSFSTITGEDFIKYEVHTSAPEELKLPKGALIRWKAQRLNKRNYEFIIGIDLLTNLDALIDLEAETIRLNNQVIKFASNPYSANQICTLEKVEKNYLDHLHLNHLNEEEYNGITKIIRRFENIFFKEGDILTSTRKIKHEIVTTTDRQINSKLYRYPPKHEEEVRRQIKEMEEQGIIQKSFSRYSSPLIVVPKKKDNSGQQKFRIVIDYRKLNEVTVDDKFPLPNIDSILDKLGRAQYFFTLDLAKGYHQILIKEQDREKTAFVTPHGLYEFIRMPFGLKNAPATFQRLMNDILIH comes from the exons ATGGACCAACAAATCGCGGTATTACAGCAGCAACTGCAACAGAAAGATGAACAGATAGAGCAGTTAGCAGCAGCGTTTGAGCAGTTACGCCAACAACAGAATGCACAAAATCAAGCACAGATTTATAATGGACGGACAAAAGTTCTAAAAGAATTAAAATATATGTCCAATTTTTCGGGGAACggcgaaatcaaaataaatgcattcatcaataccatggaACATTACCTAAACGGAATCTCTGACTTTGAAACTCGTAGAACCGCAATAAGGACAATTTTCTTCGACAAAATAACTGGCGAAGCAAAAGAATCCATCATCAATATTAGAGAGACAGACAATTGGGACCTCATCAAGGACAAACTAAAACTTCGATTCCGACCAGAAATGGAACCGGCAGAAATATTTCGAAGGATCCACACAATAAGAGCAAACACCGTAGGCGAActtattttggaaattcagAAATTAAAAGCCAAAGGAGACGAATTATTaacgttagtta CTAACAAAGTGAAAGAAATTACACAGGGTGTACTTCTCGATAAAATTTTACATGAAAACGATATagatgaaattattaaaataatgcAAAGTAGAAACTTTGCAGATTTGTGTATTAGGaaagaattcaaaaaatttgacaaaGTTAATAAATATAATGCAAAATCAAATGGAAAACAGAGTGGTTATCAGAAAAATGAACGAAATTATACAACAAACCAACAGACAAATGACACAGACAATACAGAACAATACAGAAGACATTCTGATAATAATCATAGGACGAGACGAAACTCTTACACATTTAATACAAATTCTAACCAATCTGGCCAATCCAATAATCAgaataataattttcgaaataatAATTCCACACAATCTAGAAGGAGAAATTTCTCATCGAGACAAACTAGACAAAATTCAGATTCTAGGAGACAACGAGAAGAACCAATGGAAGTTGACAATGTTCAGAGCCAAACCAATAATAATGAGGTTTCGCACGAACATCAACAAAATTTCGTAAACCGAACTCAATCCACTAACACtg CCTCGGACGATCTTGCAACTATTCTTATTACAATCAACAATATCAAATACACAGCACTAATAGATATCGGGTCGTCATTTAGCATTATAAATGAAAATCTTACTTCCTTtcaaaaaattccaattaaacTTTTGAGTTTTAGCACAATTACAGGTGAAGATTTCATAAAGTATGAAGTACATACATCAGCTCCAGAGGAACTGAAGCTACCAAAAGGAGCCTTGATCCGCTGGAAAGCTCAAAGacttaataaaagaaattatgaattCATCATAGGTATAGATCTGCTCACTAATCTAGACGCTCTAATAGACCTAGAAGCGGAAACAATTAGGCTTAACAATCAAGTGATAAAATTTGCAAGCAATCCCTATTCCGCTAACCAAATCTGTACCctcgaaaaagttgaaaaaaattacttagACCACTTACACCTCAATCATCTTAATGAAGAAGAATATAATGGAATAACCAAAATAATTAGGAgattcgaaaatatttttttcaaagaaggagATATTTTAACAAGCACTCGAAAGATAAAACACGAAATAGTAACAACAACCGATAGGCAAATCAATTCGAAACTCTACAGATACCCTCCGAAACACGAGGAAGAAGTTAGAAGACAGATAAAGGAAATGGAGGAACAGGGCATAATCCAGAAAAGTTTCTCTAGATATTCCAGTCCTCTAATAGTTGTTCCTAAAAAGAAGGACAATTCTGGTCAACAGAAATTTCGAATTGTCATTGATTATAGAAAACTCAATGAGGTGACGGTAGACGATAAGTTTCCGTTACCAAACATTGATTCTATCTTAGACAAATTGGGAAGGGCACAATATTTTTTCACCCTCGATTTAGCCAAAGGTTATCATCAAATCCTTATCAAGGAGCAAGACCGAGAGAAAACGGCTTTTGTAACTCCACACGGCTTATACGAGTTTATAAGGATGCCTTTTGGACTGAAAAATGCTCCGGCAACTTTCCAGAGGTTAATGAACGACATCCTCATACATTAA
- the LOC119648475 gene encoding uncharacterized protein LOC119648475, whose amino-acid sequence MAHKRALEALNQTLKDLRNDSRCFGGAMILLSGDFRKTLPVIPRSTAADEINACLKSSNLWRYVKKLQLTTNMRVALFNDPSAEDFSEQLLTIAAKNKDVDDLNYIIQNDIIGTMHLFKSIGCLTNEDEATNYPTEFLNSLDMPGLPPHNLRLKVGSIGIMLRNIKPPKLCNGMRLVVSKLNNVIYATILKGKFEGEEVLIPRIPMIPTDMPFEFKRLQFPIRLAFAMTINKSQRQSLKVCGLNLENHYIYIFANKKLNGIKSKVCLFIASKAE is encoded by the exons ATGGCGCATAAACGTGCATTAGAAGCACTTAACCAAACATTGAAAGATCTACGCAATGACTCGAGATGTTTTGGAGGCGCAATGATTTTACTGTCTGGCGATTTCCGTAAAACACTGCCAGTAATTCCAAGATCAACGGCTGCCGACGAAATAAACGCTTGCCTCAAATCATCGAATCTATGGCGCTATGTGAAGAAACTTCAGCTAACAACAAACATGAGAGTTGCATTGTTTAATGATCCATCTGCGGAAGATTTCTCTGAGCAATTGCTTACTATCG CGGCTAAGAATAAAGATGTAGATGACCTAAACTACATAATTCAGAATGACATCATTGGAACAATGCATTTATTCAAATCAATTGGCTGTCTAACAAACGAAGATGAAGCTACCAACTATCCAACTGAATTTTTAAACTCCTTGGATATGCCTGGCTTACCACCGCACAATTTACGCCTCAAGGTTGGCTCCATAGGAATTATGCTTCGAAACATAAAGCCACCAAAACTTTGCAACGGTATGCGTTTGGTGGTAAGTAAATTGAATAATGTGATTTACGCGACgatactcaaaggaaaatttgaAGGTGAGGAAGTTCTCATTCCGAGGATCCCGATGATCCCAACCGATATGCCGTTTGAGTTTAAAAGACTTCAATTTCCGATCCGTCTTGCATTCGCCATGACCATTAACAAATCACAAAGACAATCCTTGAAAGTTTGTGGTCTGAATCTAGAAAatcattatatttatatttttgctaataaaaaattgaatggaATAAAATCCAAAGTCTGCTTATTTATTGCCTCTAAGGCGGAATAG